AGCTTTACTCAAAGAGAATGTCCAATCGCAtagagctttgagcaagaaacagggggagtctacctgcaaaggcactccgaaactTAAGTCAGTATTCTGTATTATTCGAACTTACTGAAGAAAATACTTTACCTTGCTTTATATGATGGACCTTTCGTCTGTTACGCTTTTGGCATTAAGGTCGGTCTTAAAAATGGTGGATAACGTATCCGAGTTGTGTGCAGTTTGATCGTCGGTTATGATAGAAGCATTTATCTagccgagttatagctcataaATGGACGAGCTATAACGGATGACGCCGAGTTATAGCTTGTAAATAACGACCATATCAAGTCTGATTGTAACGTATAACGCCGAGTTAAAACGTAAAGTGCCGAGTTATAGTGCATAATGCCGAGTTATTGTATATAATGCCGAATTATGACATCGAATTTGTAACGGCCGTATCAGTAACAAACTaatgatataaaaaattaataaaatttgctagtccaattttataattttgtaaatattttatatattttttattaattttaaaaaaataggatTCACTACAAATTTAACTATAATTTtcaactttaaaatatttttacgtGCAATAAAATCATATATCATATGATAACACatagggctggcaattcataccctacccgcgggtatccaatccggtccaacccgttcgggtagggtaggATACCCTACCCGctgtgggtagggtagggtacggtccGGGTAtgtctgcgggtagggtagggtacgggtttagggtgtaccctaccctaccctacccgcacctcaaatataacacatattttataaaaattaggtatatagtgaaggaagtgagagttAAACCCACAACTtctcttatgtaatgacttacaataagtgaacaaccactaaactagttagttaatttagtcatttagagcattagtttgttattttttatgttattaatatgtataaaatttgaaatgattgaattttatatttactttgaaaaattttgatatttctgcgggtagggtaggatagggtagggtttagaactttagggtgcgggtaaGGTTAGGGttaagagattctcaacccgcggatagggtagggtagagttttaataGAATTTTTAACCCGCGGGTAAGGTTAGGATagggtccaaaccctaccctaccctacccattaccAGCCCTAAATTAACACATGTGATGTTCACAAAATAAAGTCaactaataatagtaataatatctTCGCAGAACAAAATTAGGcaatcaattatatatatacttATGCTTTATAACCGATTTAGGCGTTTAGCATGCTCGTCCGTTAAAGTTTAAATTTCATTTAGGGCGTGTATATTCCCTAGCCAATAACAAATCATATATNNNNNNNNNNNNNNNNNNNNNNNNNNNNNNNNNNNNNNNNNNNNNNNNNNNNNNNNNNNNNNNNNNNNNNNNNNNNNNNNNNNNNNNNNNNAAAAGAACAAAATAATagcaataaataataaaattttatcctATTAGATAGAAACGACTACATAAATTAAATAATGTTATTGTGCTTTTTTTATGTATCATCTCTCCAGTAAAAATATTGATATATAGATTTTTTTAACAACTTCATATGATACAtactcaaaaaaatatttttatcattttaaaacaaaaaataaaattgcaaTCTTGTCATGTCTAAAGACCTGATTACTAGAAGAATTATATTATACTCACTTAGAAATTAAAGAGactaaaaatttgtttttaacAAGTGTAATTATCTAtgtcatgcacgtgataagattgaaattataattttaattatttatttaaaattattttaaattataataatttgattaataaaaaagtaacatgttatgcattatttgtttgtttttaatctAGTGTTAATTGGATTacctctaaaatagttattaatcggTTTTAATAATATACTTTCTTCgataaatcagacatatatattgaatgtgatcataaataatataataatagttAAATCCACAACAAATATATTGGCTATTATCAcactataaaacaaattaaatataaaagctattagcacttataaatCTATAAAATCGCACTGTCTTTGATTCATGCAagggtttacttatcaaataaacttaaaatatgaacaaaaaatatttataaaatggacctagcatcacttaaaagaatcatgaaaaataatcaacttaccttattatagaaataaattacttaaataatatttaatctattctagtccttagacacgtatagattagagtcattctcgtaacgacaaccaactgaaaCAAAGCATCGTAAGTTCGAACATTTAGAATTTGTGTAAATTCAGACCATTCCCTTATGGAAAAAGAGTTACGGAGGTAGTtttgatgtgttggagaccaaaattcagaagtcactatttatatttgaatgtgacacccattaaacccaaaaggccaaataaaatagtatctctggttttattctcatttaattctaaatcaaaagtaataatgatttATTTAATTTAGCATTTATGATAAGAGGTAACTACCAAATCGGTACCCGGAAGATTCTAGcgctgacaaaatggtacctgacttttgttattaacaaaatagtccctaaaagattttaaaatttgacaagcgtgtccCCGAGCTCGCCGAAGCAAATCTCCGACAAGCACAATGCTGACATGACCACCGTATTTTGGTGACCTGGCAAGCCACCTCCCAAACCCTAATTCCTCCTTCCCCAACGCAgactccctttcctcttcctcccAATCGCAACCCACCCCNNNNNNNNNNNNNNNNNNNNNNNNNNNNNNNNNNNNNNNNNNNNNNNNNNNNNNNNNNNNNNNNNNCCCTCCCTCCCATCGCAACCCCCTAACGCACACTCTCCCTTTCCTTTTCCTCTCCATCGCAGCCCCCTTCCCTCTTCCTTTCATCGCAGATCATATAAAGACACagatagaaaaagaagaaaaaaaattcagtTACAAACCTCccaaatttcttttcttttgatcatACATCCAGATTCACAATGACCAACACATTCACAATAATCGCAAAAAACAGCAAAGGAAGAGAAGGATATCAATTGCTATAATAAGCAAAACCAAGAAAATCACGAAGACAAAATTATAGATGAACATCAAAAGCGTGACCCAGAGGTAAGTGATGAACAAAACGATTGAAGACTTTAGAGATTGCGAAGACGGTGGAGAAAAAGGAGACATCTTTGTTGGTGTAGAGGGAAGCGACGGTGAAGACGACAATGGTGATGGAGAGGAGAGAGAAGGCGAAGAGGAAGAGAAGGTAGCAGAACTGGTTGTGAGGAGAAGAGTCCATTCATGGTTAGCCTGGGAAGAGTCCTGATAAGGGTTCTGAAACTGAGTGAGAAATGGGTGTGTGAAGAGTGAGTGTGCGAGGATTGCGAATCAGAGaggaaaaattagggttagggttatgaGGTAGAACATCTTCAGTGATCTTTTTGAAATTGAGATTGATTCTCTCAAAATTTTTGGGATGTTCAGGAATTGCAGCTCCTCTAGTGCTAGATccattatttcttcttcttcttctttttcttcttcttctcctcaaaTTCTCGTTTTGGTTTGTGAATACTGTGAAGGGATGTGATTTTGAGGTATCAGATTTTTGTTCTTCTTCGTTTCAGAAatgagatgagatgagatgaTATGAGAGGGAGGGAGAGGGAAGAGGGCTGCGATGGGGAAGGAAAGGGAAGGAGGGGAGTGTGTATTGGGGGCTGCAATGgggaggaagaggaaagggagtcTGCGTTGGGGAAGGAGGAATTAGGGTTTGGGAGGTGGCTTGCCAGGTCACCAAAATACGGTGGCCATGTCAGCATTGTGCTTGCCGGAGATTTGCTCCGACGAGCTCGGggacacgcttgtcaaattttaaaatcttttagggactattttgtcaataacaaaagtcaagTACCATTTTGTCAGCGTTAGAACCTTCCGAGTACCGATTTAGTAGTTACCTCTTATGATAATAaagaccattatataagtcatttaatgtaaaatagcttaatttgtgattgtaattaatatatgtattgctcataaataaattagaaaataataatttcgtaacaaaataatcattcaatttgaattataattaatcgattgatagaaattataaaaaattgtatgatatttaaataattaaccatatcaattagttgatataattaatttattataataaattgaatttattgaattaaaagaaataaataaaaaaatacaatcaGAAACATGCCACGACAGTTttatcattaagtgcagaaatttaatttttatataatagaatagatatttatagattattatattaaatacaaactaaaaaaacacactaaacaaaattattaattattaatttattataattaatttcacAACATTTATTAGACGTTATTCATCTTATTAGTTAATacaatcaattaattaatatcAATTATTGATAATTAACTATCATTGATATAACTCATTTCGCTATACTatctaaataaatatttaaaaatgcaTGTCTCAATTTTTTgttaaagtagaataaaataaaatacataaattgaGTATATATAAATctgaaaattataaaattttattaacaactcaaataaattagtaccataaaactaaatttaatgtctattttaaaaataattactgaccttttattcttttaattattaataatttaaataaagtaataccctataacttattttgttatttattttaagtaattactaacattctatttttctaattatttgcttgtcttatttatcatttatgctttcaatcaattatattaataaacaaataaactaaattaaCTCCGGTTATTCTTGGACTATTCAACAATTcaacataatttttttaatataggaTTAACTACTAacgatagaaaataaaaaaatttagaataattcaatattatgaacattaattattattgtgaaataacctaaaattataatacaatttatttttaaagaaataatcaagtattattgttaattatgaaataacctaaaatcataatgcattttatttttaattatatgaaAAAACAACTAATcacataattttataattttcaagATCCTATATAGTTAAATCTAATggccaaataaaaaaatatctatatgGTAATATCCTAATATTTTAGCATACTATAAatcatattataattttaagtcaACTCCTTAAACACATTATAACATAAACTATCTAAAAAGATACACAAAATTAACGAATATCACATGGGCTACAACATACACTCTAAATTGTCAcgatatttcaaataaaaagagTATCAATACAGAGAAATCAATTAATATAACTAAAATAAAGAGTAACAAagagacacaaaaaaaaaataataaagagaatcaataatacatTAACATATAAACCACATACACAAATAATGTATATATTAATTgtgaatcacaaaaaaaaaaaaagacaatataTATATGAATTGAAGTACACATGACAAAATAGAATattacaaaacaaaattatagtaagattatttaaaaataacGTAAAGATGAcacattttttttgttaatgagaaactaagaaaaaaaagtatgtgtctaataataagcaattaaaataaacaaaaatttttaaacttagaagagaaaatagtgCATCCATTTTAGCGAAAAAATAAATTCATGAGAAATCGGCACCTCACTTCTATTAGTTGGGAAAAAaatccagttttagtatattaagtagataccATTGCATTGACTTAAAGAGCAATAAATAACCATGAGAAGTTCAATTCTAGATCACATCTAACTAAACTGGTTCGATTTAGTTCAAATTCAGAAATTACTTAATATACAAGCATTTAAGTGAGAAGACTTATTagattatatcaaaattaaattcaaaattatttagttagatttaaatttaatttgttgttagagtttgttaaacgatttgattttgttttgatttgtttaataatattttttgtgtttaaaatttaaatcaattaaatttgatctaatctaataagatcaaatttaatttaaaattattagagtttattttatagtcatATTTTTTACTTAATACTGTTTTTTATGAATAAATTTTCTGCGTGCTTTTATCTACGTTTTGTTGTGAGGTAAGAAATTTATTTTGCTTGTTGTATGAAGAAGTTGAAAGATCCAACCTAAGGTAACTCTTAGTATTAGTTCTTTCGGTTTCATTCCTTTGATCTAGTAGAGAAAAACTCTTCCAATATCTTAGATTGCTAAGAATAAGTTATTTTTTGAGATCTAGTAGAAAAACTATCTATCTAACTATCCCttcatctttttttattatttgtgctgtgtttttgttttttgtttttctttctctatCATCATGTTTGGTCTTCTTGgatcttcttttattatttgctacgTGTCTACCTTTTATTTCATTCATTCCTCCTAATTAGGTGCTCTGTTGATCTTCTTTTCACATATCTAAACCATATGAGAcgagattttatcatcttttataCAATAGGTGTTATTTCAACTTTCTATCAAACAATTTTATTCCTTAATTTGTCTATATGTGTGTGATAGATTAATAGCTCATTCATCTCAACATCTTTATCTTTGTCACACTTAACTTATGTGCATGTTCACATTTTACGGTTCAACGCTCTGTTCCATATAACATAATCGTTTTAATAGTAATgtgacaaaattttcttttaaattttaaaatttttcgcataaatttaattttgatacattgaTAAAACTATTTTATATAATTGTCAATTCacatctattttttttataatcattTGATAATTATCTTTATTAACATGGCGTTAGGCATGATTTATTTTAAATCTAACAATCATATACAATGTTTGGAATAATTTTCAACTTGTTGATATTTTCCTCTTATCTTTCAAATaggtatttaattaataatttagtatCAAACAAAATTATGAATGGAAAACTTAAGACAatgtctttttatttatttttcacatGCAATATggattataattttaaataatattttctctatctaAATTAGTATAAAAATGTCGTTTTGTAATAAATAATAAATgttgatattttattttcttgttttctaaatattttattaattaatttatacttGTTATACCCTTTTAATattaattgaaagagaaatattaatagatattaaTTTGCGATGGAATaaacaaaaataagtaaataactagAAAAGGATTGTTTCTATTTTATTGGCGAAATGACGATGGATCATCTGATTTTCATGGTGATGTTCCAAGCCACTCATTACTTAAACCAAGAAAGCAACGAAGTTAAACAACAGCCTCAATTTTCCCCCTCTCAAACTCAAACTCATATAacacacaaacacaaacacaaaccACCAACACACTCTCACACAccgttctcttctctcttctcatgaAAATAAGCTTAATATTTTAGTAATTGATAATTAGTTACTAAAAGTGCCTGCCATGGCTTTTCTGCTACCAAGTCTTCAACCTTCTCTTCTTTCATACTCCAAATCCATAGACAAACAAGTACCCCTTCTCTTTAACCACCACCATACAACAACAAAGCCCaccatctctctctcttcttcttcttcttcagtctTTGCAGTTTCTCAGGTTGCTCAGGTTAACACACCAACAACGGGTTCTCAAGAAAAGCAACAGCAGCAGCCAAAGGATGAGTTCTATGTTAATCTTGGACTTGCTGTTAGGACCCTTCGTGAGGACATGCCTTTGATCTTCATCAAAGACCTCAATTATGAAATTTATAGGTATATTCATCTGCCCCATCTCCTCAAAATCTCTTTTTTACccttttttatatatgtattaaGAGAAATATTTGTATGTATACCAAGTTAGACACCCTTTAAAGTTTGTTAATGGCAGATTATAGTAAGTGTATATGATTAGATTTTAGTTAGATAATTATTGAATGTGATGTTAAACCTATTTGTGTAGTTGGGAGTGTGTTTTGTGTATATAGACTTTATGtatattgtttttcttctttttgtcttTGGTTATTGTGTTTGTAGGatccttatatttttttatgaaatctTCTTGTAATATCTTCTTGAGAAGTAGTTAAATGTGATGTTGAATAATAATGTTCTTGGTGTGCCACTTTGCCAATTTGACATTTTCATAATTGAAAtatgaatttggatcctctaaagtgagTAAGTTGGTAAAGGTAAAGTGAAGGGTTAATCAACATTGATTTTGTAACTTTCATGAAATGTGTGCCCTACTATCTTAATTTAAGAATGATTAACTCCTCACTTTACCACTTTACAACTTCCTCACTTTAGAAGATCTTGATCCTTGAATTATACTCTTATTAGTCTTATGTTGGCTGTGACACTGATAACCATATGTTTATGAAGGCAGTGTTAAGCTTATGTGGGTAGCTGCCGATATTTAGTTGTGACTTGTGTGTGTGTTgtttcttcttttgttttgtttagcTGTCCTTTAGGATCTTTTCTTTTCATAGAAATGTTCTTGTAATATCTGCTTCATTCGTTTTCAACAAGCTCTTAAAATAATGTGGATATACACCTGTTCATGAAGTCATATGCGGATACACAAGTGAAATCTATTCTTATTTTGGTTGTGAATCAAGTTTTATGCAAAATGTAAGTTTGGGGAATTTTATTTGTTCATTTAATTCTAATTGGATTTTGGTTATCTCAGGGATGACATAACATTCTTGGACCCTTTGAACACATTTACTGGGATTGAAAAGTACAAATTGATCTTCTGGGCATTGAGGTTCCACGGCAGGATCTTGTTCCGTGAGATTGCCCTTGATGTGTACAGGGTGTGGCAGCCTTCGGAGAATGTGATACTGATTAGGTGGAATCTTAGGGGTGTGCCTAGGGTTCCTTGGGAGGCCAAAGGAGAGTTTCAAGGAACTTCGAGGTATAAATTGGACCGGAATGGCAAGATTTACGAGCACAAAGTCGATAACTTGGCATTCAATTTTCCTCAGACTATCAAGCCTGTTTCGGTTTTGGATTTGGTTACCGCATGCCCTGCAAGTCCAAATCCTACGTTTTTGTGGGGTCCTGTTGATGATTACTCTTCTACTTGGATAGCGTTTTACCGGGCCGTTAGGGAGACCTTGAATCAAGAAGGGAGGTTGCTACCGCAAGATTGCTTAGCTACTTGTTCATAGCCATTGCTAAGT
The DNA window shown above is from Arachis ipaensis cultivar K30076 chromosome B08, Araip1.1, whole genome shotgun sequence and carries:
- the LOC107614132 gene encoding uncharacterized protein LOC107614132, with protein sequence MAFLLPSLQPSLLSYSKSIDKQVPLLFNHHHTTTKPTISLSSSSSSVFAVSQVAQVNTPTTGSQEKQQQQPKDEFYVNLGLAVRTLREDMPLIFIKDLNYEIYRDDITFLDPLNTFTGIEKYKLIFWALRFHGRILFREIALDVYRVWQPSENVILIRWNLRGVPRVPWEAKGEFQGTSRYKLDRNGKIYEHKVDNLAFNFPQTIKPVSVLDLVTACPASPNPTFLWGPVDDYSSTWIAFYRAVRETLNQEGRLLPQDCLATCS